In Salmo salar chromosome ssa15, Ssal_v3.1, whole genome shotgun sequence, one genomic interval encodes:
- the LOC106572561 gene encoding uncharacterized protein isoform X3: protein MVALEMSRRFSISHNINNKAHHSKEEDHVRSLPSMAAQTENGFLHLKQYLKEMSSMRQALNTGRPLVICLRDQDRLPPLPKKTSPRSTNDKIAADIECTMSIKQHAPAEEEILRRIKFRRDEHIIEKLQWIYKILCGLTNMRNRDVKTLLPLTSGYVNIIMKDTDKTNVLLKNSQRCLIPFAPEDMNINPDLWESFINHQDQEPKSPSAKFAGCKPVQLGLRRKAGLKEVENETGDLPPWLNLLLDENTTYEKDPQKPKNRHDMLERVRTKFIEIQRSMNNQMETDMFEKKIHREERMRTLLDALMASRKETSLPMLLSSLKHELREPKSALLFWYEILKSDVSELSDNRDFEYRTILQKIGQFHNLSHKKLPYLKLLQPAMQDALMFLTENVFQLLPQQLKHWYQYLKLPFYDAS, encoded by the exons ATGGTGGCCTTGGAGATGTCTAGAAGATTTAGCATTAGCCATAATATAAATAACAAAGCACACCACAGCAAAG AGGAGGACCATGTTAGATCTCTACCCTCCATGGCCGCACAAACTGAAAATGGGTTTTTACATCTGAAACAGTACCTCAAAGAGATGTCCTCCATGAGACAAGCTTTGAACACAGGCCGTCCCTTGGTAATTTGCTTGAGGGACCAG GATAGACTTCCACCCCTACCAAAGAAAACCTCACCCAGATCTACTAATGACAAGATTGCTGCAG ATATAGAATGCACCATGTCAATAAAGCAGCATGCTCCAGCAGAAGAGGAAATATTAAG AAGGATAAAATTCAGGAGGGACGAGCACATAATAGAGAAGCTTCAGTGGATCTACAAGATACTTTGTGGCTTAACCAACATGAGGAATAGAGACGTGAAAACACTG TTGCCTCTTACAAGTGGGTATGTGAACATCATCATGAAAGACACAGATAAAACCAATGTTCTTTTGAAGAACTCTCAGAG GTGTCTGATTCCATTTGCACCTGAGGACATGAACATCAACCCAGACTTGTGGGAGTCATTCATCAATCACCAAGACCAAG AGCCAAAATCACCCTCCGCTAAGTTTGCTGG TTGTAAGCCTGTCCAGTTAGGACTCAGAAGGAAGGCAGGTCTAAAGGAGGTAGAGAATGAAACTGGGGACCTACCTCCCTGGCTGAACCTGCTCTTGGATGAGAACA CCACATATGAGAAGGATCCTCAGAA accaaagaacagacaTGATATGCTGGAACGTGTCAGAACAAAGTTCATCGAAATCCAGAGATCTATGAACAATCAGATGGAGACAGACATGTTTGAGAAGAAAAT acacagagaggagagaatgaggaCTCTCCTGGATGCATTGATGGCCTCAAGGAAGGAGACAAGTCTACCTATGCTTCTCTCCTCCCTAAAACATGAGCTCAGGGAACCAAAATCTGCGCTTTTATTTTG GTACGAAATCCTGAAGAGCGATGTCTCAGAACTGTCCGATAACAGGGACTTTGAGTACAGGACCATCCTGCAGAAGATCGGCCAATTCCACAACTTATCTCACAAGAAGTTGCCCTACTTAAAG CTTCTGCAACCAGCCATGCAAGATGCTCTGATGTTCCTCACTGAGAACGTCTTCCAGCTCCTACCCCAACAACTCAAGCACTGGTATCAGTATCTCAAACTGCCCTTTTATGACGCCTCCTGA
- the LOC106572561 gene encoding uncharacterized protein isoform X1 encodes MVALEMSRRFSISHNINNKAHHSKEEDHVRSLPSMAAQTENGFLHLKQYLKEMSSMRQALNTGRPLVICLRDQDRLPPLPKKTSPRSTNDKIAADIECTMSIKQHAPAEEEILRRIKFRRDEHIIEKLQWIYKILCGLTNMRNRDVKTLLPLTSGYVNIIMKDTDKTNVLLKNSQRCLIPFAPEDMNINPDLWESFINHQDQEPKSPSAKFAGCKPVQLGLRRKAGLKEVENETGDLPPWLNLLLDENTTYEKDPQKPKNRHDMLERVRTKFIEIQRSMNNQMETDMFEKKIHREERMRTLLDALMASRKETSLPMLLSSLKHELREPKSALLFWYEILKSDVSELSDNRDFEYRTILQKIGQFHNLSHKKLPYLKEKFCLLVLSLPSNQLLQPAMQDALMFLTENVFQLLPQQLKHWYQYLKLPFYDAS; translated from the exons ATGGTGGCCTTGGAGATGTCTAGAAGATTTAGCATTAGCCATAATATAAATAACAAAGCACACCACAGCAAAG AGGAGGACCATGTTAGATCTCTACCCTCCATGGCCGCACAAACTGAAAATGGGTTTTTACATCTGAAACAGTACCTCAAAGAGATGTCCTCCATGAGACAAGCTTTGAACACAGGCCGTCCCTTGGTAATTTGCTTGAGGGACCAG GATAGACTTCCACCCCTACCAAAGAAAACCTCACCCAGATCTACTAATGACAAGATTGCTGCAG ATATAGAATGCACCATGTCAATAAAGCAGCATGCTCCAGCAGAAGAGGAAATATTAAG AAGGATAAAATTCAGGAGGGACGAGCACATAATAGAGAAGCTTCAGTGGATCTACAAGATACTTTGTGGCTTAACCAACATGAGGAATAGAGACGTGAAAACACTG TTGCCTCTTACAAGTGGGTATGTGAACATCATCATGAAAGACACAGATAAAACCAATGTTCTTTTGAAGAACTCTCAGAG GTGTCTGATTCCATTTGCACCTGAGGACATGAACATCAACCCAGACTTGTGGGAGTCATTCATCAATCACCAAGACCAAG AGCCAAAATCACCCTCCGCTAAGTTTGCTGG TTGTAAGCCTGTCCAGTTAGGACTCAGAAGGAAGGCAGGTCTAAAGGAGGTAGAGAATGAAACTGGGGACCTACCTCCCTGGCTGAACCTGCTCTTGGATGAGAACA CCACATATGAGAAGGATCCTCAGAA accaaagaacagacaTGATATGCTGGAACGTGTCAGAACAAAGTTCATCGAAATCCAGAGATCTATGAACAATCAGATGGAGACAGACATGTTTGAGAAGAAAAT acacagagaggagagaatgaggaCTCTCCTGGATGCATTGATGGCCTCAAGGAAGGAGACAAGTCTACCTATGCTTCTCTCCTCCCTAAAACATGAGCTCAGGGAACCAAAATCTGCGCTTTTATTTTG GTACGAAATCCTGAAGAGCGATGTCTCAGAACTGTCCGATAACAGGGACTTTGAGTACAGGACCATCCTGCAGAAGATCGGCCAATTCCACAACTTATCTCACAAGAAGTTGCCCTACTTAAAG GAGAAATTTTGtctccttgttctctctctgccaTCGAATCAGCTTCTGCAACCAGCCATGCAAGATGCTCTGATGTTCCTCACTGAGAACGTCTTCCAGCTCCTACCCCAACAACTCAAGCACTGGTATCAGTATCTCAAACTGCCCTTTTATGACGCCTCCTGA
- the LOC106572561 gene encoding uncharacterized protein isoform X2: MVALEMSRRFSISHNINNKAHHSKEEDHVRSLPSMAAQTENGFLHLKQYLKEMSSMRQALNTGRPLDRLPPLPKKTSPRSTNDKIAADIECTMSIKQHAPAEEEILRRIKFRRDEHIIEKLQWIYKILCGLTNMRNRDVKTLLPLTSGYVNIIMKDTDKTNVLLKNSQRCLIPFAPEDMNINPDLWESFINHQDQEPKSPSAKFAGCKPVQLGLRRKAGLKEVENETGDLPPWLNLLLDENTTYEKDPQKPKNRHDMLERVRTKFIEIQRSMNNQMETDMFEKKIHREERMRTLLDALMASRKETSLPMLLSSLKHELREPKSALLFWYEILKSDVSELSDNRDFEYRTILQKIGQFHNLSHKKLPYLKEKFCLLVLSLPSNQLLQPAMQDALMFLTENVFQLLPQQLKHWYQYLKLPFYDAS, from the exons ATGGTGGCCTTGGAGATGTCTAGAAGATTTAGCATTAGCCATAATATAAATAACAAAGCACACCACAGCAAAG AGGAGGACCATGTTAGATCTCTACCCTCCATGGCCGCACAAACTGAAAATGGGTTTTTACATCTGAAACAGTACCTCAAAGAGATGTCCTCCATGAGACAAGCTTTGAACACAGGCCGTCCCTTG GATAGACTTCCACCCCTACCAAAGAAAACCTCACCCAGATCTACTAATGACAAGATTGCTGCAG ATATAGAATGCACCATGTCAATAAAGCAGCATGCTCCAGCAGAAGAGGAAATATTAAG AAGGATAAAATTCAGGAGGGACGAGCACATAATAGAGAAGCTTCAGTGGATCTACAAGATACTTTGTGGCTTAACCAACATGAGGAATAGAGACGTGAAAACACTG TTGCCTCTTACAAGTGGGTATGTGAACATCATCATGAAAGACACAGATAAAACCAATGTTCTTTTGAAGAACTCTCAGAG GTGTCTGATTCCATTTGCACCTGAGGACATGAACATCAACCCAGACTTGTGGGAGTCATTCATCAATCACCAAGACCAAG AGCCAAAATCACCCTCCGCTAAGTTTGCTGG TTGTAAGCCTGTCCAGTTAGGACTCAGAAGGAAGGCAGGTCTAAAGGAGGTAGAGAATGAAACTGGGGACCTACCTCCCTGGCTGAACCTGCTCTTGGATGAGAACA CCACATATGAGAAGGATCCTCAGAA accaaagaacagacaTGATATGCTGGAACGTGTCAGAACAAAGTTCATCGAAATCCAGAGATCTATGAACAATCAGATGGAGACAGACATGTTTGAGAAGAAAAT acacagagaggagagaatgaggaCTCTCCTGGATGCATTGATGGCCTCAAGGAAGGAGACAAGTCTACCTATGCTTCTCTCCTCCCTAAAACATGAGCTCAGGGAACCAAAATCTGCGCTTTTATTTTG GTACGAAATCCTGAAGAGCGATGTCTCAGAACTGTCCGATAACAGGGACTTTGAGTACAGGACCATCCTGCAGAAGATCGGCCAATTCCACAACTTATCTCACAAGAAGTTGCCCTACTTAAAG GAGAAATTTTGtctccttgttctctctctgccaTCGAATCAGCTTCTGCAACCAGCCATGCAAGATGCTCTGATGTTCCTCACTGAGAACGTCTTCCAGCTCCTACCCCAACAACTCAAGCACTGGTATCAGTATCTCAAACTGCCCTTTTATGACGCCTCCTGA
- the LOC106572561 gene encoding uncharacterized protein isoform X4: MVALEMSRRFSISHNINNKAHHSKEEDHVRSLPSMAAQTENGFLHLKQYLKEMSSMRQALNTGRPLVICLRDQDRLPPLPKKTSPRSTNDKIAADIECTMSIKQHAPAEEEILRCLIPFAPEDMNINPDLWESFINHQDQEPKSPSAKFAGCKPVQLGLRRKAGLKEVENETGDLPPWLNLLLDENTTYEKDPQKPKNRHDMLERVRTKFIEIQRSMNNQMETDMFEKKIHREERMRTLLDALMASRKETSLPMLLSSLKHELREPKSALLFWYEILKSDVSELSDNRDFEYRTILQKIGQFHNLSHKKLPYLKEKFCLLVLSLPSNQLLQPAMQDALMFLTENVFQLLPQQLKHWYQYLKLPFYDAS, from the exons ATGGTGGCCTTGGAGATGTCTAGAAGATTTAGCATTAGCCATAATATAAATAACAAAGCACACCACAGCAAAG AGGAGGACCATGTTAGATCTCTACCCTCCATGGCCGCACAAACTGAAAATGGGTTTTTACATCTGAAACAGTACCTCAAAGAGATGTCCTCCATGAGACAAGCTTTGAACACAGGCCGTCCCTTGGTAATTTGCTTGAGGGACCAG GATAGACTTCCACCCCTACCAAAGAAAACCTCACCCAGATCTACTAATGACAAGATTGCTGCAG ATATAGAATGCACCATGTCAATAAAGCAGCATGCTCCAGCAGAAGAGGAAATATTAAG GTGTCTGATTCCATTTGCACCTGAGGACATGAACATCAACCCAGACTTGTGGGAGTCATTCATCAATCACCAAGACCAAG AGCCAAAATCACCCTCCGCTAAGTTTGCTGG TTGTAAGCCTGTCCAGTTAGGACTCAGAAGGAAGGCAGGTCTAAAGGAGGTAGAGAATGAAACTGGGGACCTACCTCCCTGGCTGAACCTGCTCTTGGATGAGAACA CCACATATGAGAAGGATCCTCAGAA accaaagaacagacaTGATATGCTGGAACGTGTCAGAACAAAGTTCATCGAAATCCAGAGATCTATGAACAATCAGATGGAGACAGACATGTTTGAGAAGAAAAT acacagagaggagagaatgaggaCTCTCCTGGATGCATTGATGGCCTCAAGGAAGGAGACAAGTCTACCTATGCTTCTCTCCTCCCTAAAACATGAGCTCAGGGAACCAAAATCTGCGCTTTTATTTTG GTACGAAATCCTGAAGAGCGATGTCTCAGAACTGTCCGATAACAGGGACTTTGAGTACAGGACCATCCTGCAGAAGATCGGCCAATTCCACAACTTATCTCACAAGAAGTTGCCCTACTTAAAG GAGAAATTTTGtctccttgttctctctctgccaTCGAATCAGCTTCTGCAACCAGCCATGCAAGATGCTCTGATGTTCCTCACTGAGAACGTCTTCCAGCTCCTACCCCAACAACTCAAGCACTGGTATCAGTATCTCAAACTGCCCTTTTATGACGCCTCCTGA